From Erigeron canadensis isolate Cc75 chromosome 8, C_canadensis_v1, whole genome shotgun sequence, one genomic window encodes:
- the LOC122610338 gene encoding uncharacterized protein LOC122610338, which produces MTGAEHAKYTNRFEELSRLVPHLVTPDSKGIQKYISGLIPQIRLTMAGTTPATMNEAVLRLKAITDELGFGHLARNCRAPRVQAAPLNVAPLNSIPPNARNLQGNRGTCYECGSTDHYRNTWPRLNRQPAPATVNRNQLQIVGPPQPRANQGQQARGRVFSLNVVEAAHDPNVVTGTFLMNDHVATVLFDSGADYSFMSTNFLCILNAPTCYLHACYEIEVASGKLARLDRVVPKCVLTLEGYSFYIDLIPFGMGSFDVIDGMDWLSRVDASIVCRAKILRIPMSDGHVLEIHGERTETIGRHLKSATDKVAKITDIPIVCDFPDVFPDDVVGLPPPRQVKFRIDLVPDAMPIAKTPYRLAPSELQELATQLQELQDKEFIRPSFSPWGAPILFVKKKDGSFRMCVDYRELNKLTVKNRYPLPRIDDLFDQLQGAKYFSKIDLRSGYHQLRLREEDIPKTAVSTRYGHFEFLVMPFGLTNAPAVFMDLMNRVCKPYLDDFIIVFIDDILIYSKTKKEHEVHLRQALELLRTEKLYGKFSKCEF; this is translated from the exons ATGACTGGAGCTGAGCACGCCAAGTACACTAATCGATTTGAAGAATTGTCTAGGCTTGTCCCGCATCTAGTGACACCGGACTCCAAGGGTATCCAGAAGTACATCTCGGGCTTGATTCCTCAGATTAGATTGACTATGGCAGGGACAACTCCTGCTACTATGAATGAAGCAGTGTTGAGATTAAAGGCTATTACTGACGAGTTG GGGTTTGGTCATCTTGCTAGAAATTGTAGAGCACCACGAGTACAAGCAGCCCCACTGAATGTTGCACCGTTGAATTCCATCCCACCTAATGCCAGAAATCTTCAAGGTAACCGAGGAACTTGTTATGAATGTGGGAGCACTGACCACTACCGTAACACATGGCCCCGACTTAACCGACAGCCAGCCCCAGCAACAGTGAACCGTAACCAGCTGCAGATTGTCGGTCCACCTCAACCAAGAGCAAACCAAGGTCAGCAAGCCAGAGGTCGAGTCTTTTCCCTAAATGTTGTGGAAGCTGCACATGATCCCAATGTCGTCACTGGTACATTTCTTATGAACGATCATGTTGCTACTGTATTATTCGATTCTGGAGCCGACTATAGCTTTATGTCCACTAACTTTCTGTGTATCTTAAATGCGCCAACCTGTTACTTGCATGCTTGTTACGAGATTGAGGTAGCTAGTGGTAAACTAGCTAGGCTAGACAGGGTAGTGCCTAAGTGTGTACTTACTTTAGAGGGCTACTCGTTCTATATTGATCTGATTCCTTTCGGAATGGGTAGTTTTGACGTTATCGAtgggatggattggttgtccCGTGTGGATGCATCCATCGTATGCCGCGCTAAAATCCTTAGGATACCTATGAGCGACGGTCATGTGTTAGAAATTCATGGCGAACGAACAGAAACTATTGGCCGACACCTTAAGAGTGCTACCGATAAGGTAGCCAAGATTACTGACATTCCTATCGTATGTGACTTTCCCGATGTTTTTCCCGATGATGTAGTGGGATTACCCCCACCTAGACAAGTCAAGTTTCGCATTGATCTAGTACCTGACGCTATGCCAATAGCGAAAACACCGTACCGTTTGGCTCCTTCCGAATTGCAAGAATTAGCAACACAATTGCAAGAATTACAAGATAAGGAATTCATTCGACCGAGTTTTTCGCCTTGGGGTGCACcgatattatttgttaaaaagaaggatGGGTCGTTTCGTATGTGCGTTGATTACCGCGAGCTGAACAAATTAACCGTTAAGAACCGTTATCCTTTGCCACGTATTGATGATTTGTTCGATCAGTTGCAAGGCGCCAAGTACTTCTCTAAGATCGATCTTCGTTCGGGCTATCATCAGTTAAGACTACGCGAAGAGGACATACCAAAGACGGCCGTCAGCACAAGATATGggcattttgagtttttggtaATGCCATTTGGATTGACAAATGCGCCTGctgttttcatggatctcatgaaccgcGTATGTAAGCCGTACCTAGATGATTTCATCATTgtattcatcgacgacatcctcaTATACTCAAAGACTAAGAAAGAGCACGAAGTGCATCTAAGACAAGCCTTGGAGCTTCTGAGAACTGAAAAGTTGTATGGAAAATtctcaaaatgtgaattttag
- the LOC122610340 gene encoding uncharacterized protein LOC122610340: MDTSQWCAYHEDFGHITEDCKMLRGEISILLSKGYLTELMGREKAKDVEGMDFTKPKPTQKADSPPANAKVINTISGGSEVCGTSYSAAKRFVKQNKAEKRENKVKKASISDSDTISFEDDNFDDIIEPHHDGLVVTLFIANHFVRRILIVNGSSVNIIKLETLKRMDISEDNIIGKISPLIGFSGEANFVYVEGLNSMQKLPILASGWTSLKRLNCQYTWKD; encoded by the coding sequence ATGGATACCAGCCAATGGTGTGCCTACCATGAAGACTTTGGTCACATCACTGAAGATTGCAAAATGCTGAGAGGAGAAATATCTATACTCTTATCCAAAGGGTATTTGACAGAGTTGATGGGTAGAGAGAAGGCTAAAGACGTTGAAGGCATGGATTTCACCAAGCCAAAACCTACCCAAAAGGCAGATTCTCCACCAGCAAACGCCAAAGTAATTAACACCATTTCTGGTGGATCGGAAGTTTGTGGAACAAGTTACTCAGCAGCCAAGAGGTTTGTAAAGCAGAATAAGgcagaaaaaagagaaaataaggTGAAGAAAGCTTCTATCTCAGACTCAGATACTATTTCCTTTGAAGATGACAACTTTGATGACATTATAGAGCCTCATCACGATGGTTTGGTCGTTACTCTCTTTATTGCTAACCACTTTGTTCGCAGGATTTTAATAGTTAATGGAAGCTCTGTGAATATAATCAAATTGGAGACGCTAAAAAGAATGGACATCTCTGAAGACAACATTATTGgcaaaatatctccattaattGGCTTTAGTGGAGAAGCCAATTTTGTGTACGTGGAAGGATTGAACTCCATGCAAAAATTGCCAATTTTGGCTTCAGGATGGACATCTCTGAAGAGATTAAATTGCCAGTATACGTGGAAGGATTGA